The genome window TGCAGACCATGCCCCATTGCACAAACTCCTTCGCCTTCATGCGGCCGAACTGCTCTGCATTGGAACCCAGGCCGTGATTGATCAAGATGGCAGGGAAGGGGCCCTTGCCAGCCGGTTTGATGAGGATGCCAGAGAGCGGCTTGCCATCCGCGAGACAGGTCCAGCGGTCGCCTTCGAGCTTGAAGTCCCTGATAGCTCCAGAGGTGGCGGCAGACGCCTCGGGCTTGGATGTAGGAGGCGGTTGTGTTGCCGGCGTTGGAGCTGGTGTGGATGGAGGCACCCCGGGTGCTGCGGTGCTTTCGTGCTCCTTCTTGGTGAGCGAGCCGTCCCCATTTTTGTCCAGACGGCTGAAGAGCTGCGCAGGGCCGCTGAATTCCTCTTTCGTCACCTTGCCGTCACTATTCTTGTCGTCGCGTCGTGTGATGGCTTCCCAGGGAATGCCTCGGCGTCCGGGAGCGCCCTGCGGTGGCATGGGGCGGCCGGGCCGTTGAGGCGTGGCAGAATCCGCAGGCGCATCGCTTTCCGTCTGCAAGGCGGCTACTTGAGGCCCTGCGCCGGATTTGTTTTTCAGAATGCTGTCGAGGAAGGCGCTTACCATCCCATCAATATTTTCTCCCATGAAACCGGGGCCGCCGTGACCGGCGCCGTGGATGACATGGAAGTGCGTACTCACACCAGCCTGTTTCAGCGCGGCATGCAGGTCCTCGCTTTGATTGAGAGGCACGGTGCGATCCTTGTCACCATGCACGATGAGGAAGGGAGGATCGTCCTTCGTGACGTAGGTGATGGAGTTGGCACGTGCGGCCTTGTCTTTGTTCTCCAGCGGTGCGCCACCCAGCAGCTTGGCTTCAGGTGAAGTCGCTTGCGCATGAGATTCGTACCCGGGTGTGGAGGCGAACTTCACAAAATCCGTGGGACCGTAGAAATCACACACCGCCTGCACGCGGCTGGAGACATTCAGATTTGCGCCCACGTCGAACTCCTTCACATCTCCCGTGGTGCCCAGCAGGGCCACGAGATGGCCACCAGCGGAACTGCCCCACACGCCAAAGCGCTCCGGATCCAGACCGTACTCTTTCGCATGCGCCCGCAGCCAGCGCACCGCAGCTTTGCAATCTTCAATCTGCGCAGGGAACGTGGCGTGGCTGCTGAGCCGGTAGTTGATGCTCGCCACCGCGTAGCCACGTTCGGTGTATCCCTGGCGTAGTGGCGGGCAGCCATCCTTGCTTCCATTCTGCCAGCCACCGCCGTGTACCCAGATGATGAGTGGCAGAGGGCCAGACGCCTTCTCCGGGACATAGAGGTCCAGCTTGTGCCGCTCGTGGCCATTGTCCACGTAGGTGATGT of Roseimicrobium gellanilyticum contains these proteins:
- a CDS encoding prolyl oligopeptidase family serine peptidase, yielding MNRVVSRLRSSAFTLLAFATVNAASPTYAQSGPPPAPVPAEVKEHRDITYVDNGHERHKLDLYVPEKASGPLPLIIWVHGGGWQNGSKDGCPPLRQGYTERGYAVASINYRLSSHATFPAQIEDCKAAVRWLRAHAKEYGLDPERFGVWGSSAGGHLVALLGTTGDVKEFDVGANLNVSSRVQAVCDFYGPTDFVKFASTPGYESHAQATSPEAKLLGGAPLENKDKAARANSITYVTKDDPPFLIVHGDKDRTVPLNQSEDLHAALKQAGVSTHFHVIHGAGHGGPGFMGENIDGMVSAFLDSILKNKSGAGPQVAALQTESDAPADSATPQRPGRPMPPQGAPGRRGIPWEAITRRDDKNSDGKVTKEEFSGPAQLFSRLDKNGDGSLTKKEHESTAAPGVPPSTPAPTPATQPPPTSKPEASAATSGAIRDFKLEGDRWTCLADGKPLSGILIKPAGKGPFPAILINHGLGSNAEQFGRMKAKEFVQWGMVCIATDLTHARPQPGADRSQFGASPENIRRAKACLAILRSLQEVDAKRICVYGNSMGAFLTVGLAAEVPDEIAAAAISAGGVVTQTGFPSPTVVAAKKIRTPFIILHGDQDTTVLPENSARLKEALDQQKVPNERHIFPGFGHNLHGEKADKVYRLIKAWFIKQGALKP